GTGTCGCGGATGTGCTTGAAGCCCTCGGCGATCTCGACAATCGCGGTGTCCCAGTCGATCTCTTCGTAGCTGCCGTCGGCGCGCCGGCGCATCGGGGAGGTCAGCCGGGCGCGGTTGTTCTGATAGTGGTCCAGCCGCAGCGCCTTGTTACAGGTGTACCCCTGCGACGCGGGATGGTTCTTGTCGCCGCGGATGCGCGCCAGTGTGCGGTCTTCGACCTGGACCACGATGCCGCAGTTGCATTCGCAGAGGACGCACGCGGTGGACTGCCACTCAGCAACCATCGGAGGGTTTCCTTCCCAGAGCTGTCAGCAGCGAGGTGCGCAACTGACGATGGATGATGTCCAGGGGTGCCACGTCGCGGCGCACCCGGGCCAACACGATGGCACCCTCGAGCGCCGAGGTCGTCAGCACCGACAGTTCGGCGGCGGCCTCGGCCGGTATGCCGTCGGCGATGAAGCGCCCGGTGATCTGGTTGGTCCAACGCTCGAACGCCTCGGCGGCGCGCTCGATCACCGGGGCCATTCCCTCGCGCTCCCGGGCACCGTCGGGCTCGGAGCCGGATTCGACGGAAACCGCCACGACCGGGCAACCCGCACGGAAATTGCTGTCGAGCAGTTGACGCCGGTACTTCTCGATCAACGTATCCAGCAGGTCAAGTCCGCTGTCGGCCCCGGCGATGATGGCGCCGACGTGATCACCGGCGTAGTCGACCGCCTCGCAAAGCAATTGGGTACGGCCGCCCGGAAAGTAGTGATAGGCCGACCCGCGCGGGGCGCCGCTGTGCTGCAGGACGTCGGAGATCGCGGTGGCGTGGGCGCCGCGTTCCCGGATCAACAGCGCAGCCGAGACCACCATCCGCTCGCGTGGACTCTTCATCGCTGCCCCTTTCGGCTTATGTATGATGCTATACATAAATCCGGCGCCGGCGAAAGCCCGGCGCGAATCCGTCCGTGATCCGGAGGACAGAGCTAAAGACTCCACGCGCCCAGGGCGGGCAGTGCACCGTGGCTAATAGTGGTGCCTGGCGATAGGGGGTCCGCCGGGTGGGTTGTCCTCGTCGGACATCAACGCGGGCACCATTTCGCTGGTTACCAGTCCGTGGTCTCGCGTGAGTTCATCGACTACCCCGAAGGATTCGGCGATGTTGGCCGGGGTGTCAATGATGACGGTGACTACCGGCACGTGGCGGCTCAGGGAGAAGAATCTGTCCCCGTGGGGCGGGTGATCGCCATGGAAGCCCCAGATTCCGCGTAGGGCGGTCGCACCGTCGGGCGTTTTGCGTTTGCGAAGCTGGTAGATCAACGCGCGGTGAATCGGTACGCGGTTGTGGTGGGCGGATTCGGACGTGTAGATCATCAACTTCTGCCAGAGTGGCAGACCATCTTCATCGGTTTCCGGCAACGCGTGGGGACGTTCAAATAGTTGACCGTCACGTTTACACACGCGCACCCGTTCGATGGTGATCACTGGCCGATAAAGCAGTCTGCCGAGTTCGGGCAATACCCGGCAGATGAGGTCGCGCGAGCCGACCGCAACAACCATCATTGGGACCTCGGGGTTGCGACTGAAGAATCTCGCCCGTTGGCGGTGACCGCTTGCGGTGCCGTCGACGCCCAGGAATGCCGTCGCGCCGGCGAGTCCACACTGGTACATCAGGTCGCAGATCGCGACGAAAGCGGGGACGCCGTGGACGCGTTCTTTGCGCCCAATGTAGACCGTCAATTTGCCGGCCTCAGGCAACTGGTCTGCGAGTTCCACTCGGCCGATGTCCTCGCGCAGCAGTCGGGCCCGCTCGAAGGTAACCAGGCCTCGCTGTTTGATGGCGAGTACCTCCTCGAGCAGTGGCCGGACCTTGCTGCTGGTGTCGACGGCTTCCACCAGGACGGGCGGGTCCTCGGACAGCGATAGCGACTCATCGGTTCTGAGGTGGCGTCCGGTCCCGAAGCCGCCAATGCCGCGCAGCACGATGGTGTTTGCAACTCGATACCGTTCGTACAAGTCGAGCAGCATATCGGAGACAAATCCGTCGCCAGTCCGCCGTCGCTCGGCCACATAGACGCTAAGTTTTAGACAGTCTTCATCCATCGTTGCTTCTTAGATTCGCCAAACAATAGCTTTTGCAACGATCTTCACCGTTGTGTTGTCTCGACCGACACTGCTTCGGCGACTACTCTTTGGACCGTCGGCAGGTTCGGGCATGCTGTGGGCGGGGAGCACACGATGACGGCCGAAGTTCGTCAAGTAATTGCTCGAGGACCATCGTCACGAGTGGGATATAAAGCAGCAGTCGATATTTCGTAGTTGATCCCCATGAATTCCTTCGTTCGCCCGCCAGTCGACCTTGTTGCTGCACGGCAGTTGGCCGGCCGCGACGTGTGCCGCGAGAAAGCCAGAGGCCCCAGGACGACAAAGTCGCACAGTTGGCTGTATCACCTCAGTGGCATCTGCTGCTAACTTGCTGTGCATCAAAGCGATTTCAATTGAACACAATTGCGCCGATCTGAGGCCGCGCAGTGGCACGCCAAGGCGAGTGGCCGAAGCCGACCAGCCGCCGAAGTGCCCCGCTAGCCGGTTGACGTCAAGATCAATCATTGATCGAACTTCGCGATGACCTCGCGAAATTTCGCTATCCACAACAACTCTGGAATTCGTGAGGCGTCAAGCGGCCGAGAGATCTTCGTTCGATAGCCTCGGCGCTATTTCTTGACCGTCGGATCGCAACAGTAACCAGCCTTTACGTAGCACGTAGTCGAGCCAGGCACCGGCGAGTTGCGACGTGAGAACCGCCGCGATCACCAGCGTTGTATAGAACTTCGAGCTGATGATGCCGGTGTCGAAAGCGACACTGGCCAATACGATGCCCGGCCCGCCACGGGCGTTGGTGGTGATGCCGAGGTTGATCAGTTCGAGTCCCCGAAAGCCGGCAAGCCGGCCCGCGAGCGACACCGACATCACTTTGATCGCGCAGGTGCCGACAATGAAGACGGCGATCATCGGCAAAGAGACGCCGCGGACGAGGTCGAGCTTCAGGCCGACGACCGCGAAATAGACGGGGATGAAGAACGCGAAGGACACTTTGCTGATCGCCTCGACTGCGTCGGCGAAGATCTTGCGCTTGCGGTGCACGACCGCGAAGCCGGCCAGGAATGCCGCGAAGACCAGGTTCACGTCGAGCGCTCCGGCGACCGCGCAGTAGGCGAGCAGGACGGCAATCACGTAGCCGGTGGGCGACTGCTGTGCAAATGCGTTCCAGCGGGCCGTGTTGACGCGTTTGACGACTCGCGGAGCGATCGTGAGCCCGACTACGAAATAGGCGACCGTCACCAATAGGTGCGAAAACAGCTGCCATGGCTGCAGCGTCGTCTTTCCGGCGACGGCAGTTGCGACCGCCAACGCCAGCCAAAGCACGATGTCTTCGAGCACGGCAACGCCGAGAACGAGCCGTGCGAATCGGGTGTGCAGGATCTTCAGGTCAGCGAAGATCTTCGACACCACCGGTACCGACGTGACCGCGACACCGACTGCCAAAATAATGATGAGCGACAAGCGATTCCCGTGTGGACCCGCCATGCTCGAGCTAACCAGGTGCGGCCCGAATGCCAGCCCCAGCACAAACGGCGTCCCGGTACCTACCACGATGAGCCAACTCACCGCGCGGCGCTCGCCGCGACCGAAGAGTTGCTGCATCTCGCTGCCGGAGAGAAACATCAGCAGCAGCAGCCCTAACCAATAGACGAAGGTCAAGATGTGGCCCGGGTGCCTGGCGTTTTCGAAGATCTGCGCCATGAAGGGCAGCCGACCGAGCAGCGCGGGGCCAACGACGACTCCGGCAAGGATTTCTCCCACCACTTTCGGCTGGCGAAGCTTGATGAACAGATACCCCAGCAACTGAGCCAGTCCGACGAGTAGAAGTAAAACGAAGACAATGGCGGTCAATTGCGCATTGGACACCGCGAACTCCTTACTCGATCGAGGCATTGCCCACGGCCAGCCCTCGGTGCGAGCACCCAGCGGCGGTAGAGCAGGAAGGTGAGCGTCAAGGCGGCGGTGCCGATACCCACGCAGACCGGATAGCTGATCCCGGGCGAATGGATAACGAGCGGAAGAAGCCCGACCGCCAGCGCGGGCGGCATGTGAATCTTCAACACGCGAAGGACCACAATGCCGAACGCCATGTCGAAGCCGGCCGCAATGCCATTAATTGGCTGCACGCTGACGGCAACCAACCCCGCACCCGAGATGAGAACACACGCGACTGGAAGAGCCAACGGTTTTCCGGCCCAGGGACACGAAGTGGGATGGGCGAACATCTCGTAGGCCATCACAATGAGCGGCGGAATCAACATCAAGCGAAGCCCGGACGCCGTTGCGCACGATGCCATCACCGCGAGAAACAGGAAAAAGGGTAATATCCATTTTCCCCCGGTTGGCCGTGTTTCGAATACGTCGTCGAGGTCCACATCCGAAACCTGCAAGGACGCATGGTATTTGCGGCGATAGTAGCTGCGCCACGGCAACAAGATGCCGCTCAGAGCAACCAGCCCGAGCCCGATCGATGCCGGATAGAGCCAGTTTTTGACATCCAACACGATCGGCAGTACGCCGGCCGAAACGGCCGGAACCATATGTGATTTAAGTGCTTTGAGCAGAACCAGACACGCCGTCACGACAAGCATGATGGTCAGCGCATGGTAGGGCAGTTTCCGGCTAATCCCGGTACCCACAACGGCCGCCAACACCGGTGTCAGGATCAGTCGCACCGGCTGGCTCGCCCACTTCCCCCAGGGGCGGGTCAATACATCGTGCGAAATCGCCCCGAGTCCAGGGAAAGCC
This Mycobacterium simiae DNA region includes the following protein-coding sequences:
- a CDS encoding DUF190 domain-containing protein, whose amino-acid sequence is MDEDCLKLSVYVAERRRTGDGFVSDMLLDLYERYRVANTIVLRGIGGFGTGRHLRTDESLSLSEDPPVLVEAVDTSSKVRPLLEEVLAIKQRGLVTFERARLLREDIGRVELADQLPEAGKLTVYIGRKERVHGVPAFVAICDLMYQCGLAGATAFLGVDGTASGHRQRARFFSRNPEVPMMVVAVGSRDLICRVLPELGRLLYRPVITIERVRVCKRDGQLFERPHALPETDEDGLPLWQKLMIYTSESAHHNRVPIHRALIYQLRKRKTPDGATALRGIWGFHGDHPPHGDRFFSLSRHVPVVTVIIDTPANIAESFGVVDELTRDHGLVTSEMVPALMSDEDNPPGGPPIARHHY
- a CDS encoding cation:proton antiporter, with amino-acid sequence MSNAQLTAIVFVLLLLVGLAQLLGYLFIKLRQPKVVGEILAGVVVGPALLGRLPFMAQIFENARHPGHILTFVYWLGLLLLMFLSGSEMQQLFGRGERRAVSWLIVVGTGTPFVLGLAFGPHLVSSSMAGPHGNRLSLIIILAVGVAVTSVPVVSKIFADLKILHTRFARLVLGVAVLEDIVLWLALAVATAVAGKTTLQPWQLFSHLLVTVAYFVVGLTIAPRVVKRVNTARWNAFAQQSPTGYVIAVLLAYCAVAGALDVNLVFAAFLAGFAVVHRKRKIFADAVEAISKVSFAFFIPVYFAVVGLKLDLVRGVSLPMIAVFIVGTCAIKVMSVSLAGRLAGFRGLELINLGITTNARGGPGIVLASVAFDTGIISSKFYTTLVIAAVLTSQLAGAWLDYVLRKGWLLLRSDGQEIAPRLSNEDLSAA
- a CDS encoding TetR/AcrR family transcriptional regulator, with the translated sequence MKSPRERMVVSAALLIRERGAHATAISDVLQHSGAPRGSAYHYFPGGRTQLLCEAVDYAGDHVGAIIAGADSGLDLLDTLIEKYRRQLLDSNFRAGCPVVAVSVESGSEPDGAREREGMAPVIERAAEAFERWTNQITGRFIADGIPAEAAAELSVLTTSALEGAIVLARVRRDVAPLDIIHRQLRTSLLTALGRKPSDGC